A window from Primulina huaijiensis isolate GDHJ02 chromosome 11, ASM1229523v2, whole genome shotgun sequence encodes these proteins:
- the LOC140987676 gene encoding uncharacterized protein isoform X2, whose translation MKNQYWIICLVVVVFLVRRYEASAGDSDPLYRACVGQCEKTGCIGERCFSHCKFSSDGHSLDGPWSMQEPLYIRWKQWDCQSDCRYHCMIDRETERAELGQGPVKYHGKWPFQRLFGFQEPVSVAFSALNLAMHFHGWLSYFILLYYKLPLKPDKKPLYDYMGLWNIYGILSMNSWFWSAVFHSRDVDLTEKLDYSSAVALLGYSFIVALIRSFDVRDEAGRVMVAAPLIAFTTTHILYLNNYKMDYGWNMKVCVVLAVAQLLTWAIWAGITRHPSRWKLWIVVVGGGLAMLLEIYDFPPYQGLMDAHALWHATTIPLTYIWWSFIKDDAELRTSILLKKVR comes from the exons GGCGTGTGTAGGACAATGTGAAAAGACTGGTTGTATTGGAGAAAGATGCTTCTCACATTGTAAGTTCTCCTCAGATGGTCATTCCCTTGATGGCCCCTGGTCCATGCAAGAGCCTCTCTACATAAGATGGAAGCAATGGGATTGCCAGAGTGATTGCCGTTACCACTGTATGATTGATAGAGAAACAGAAAGAGCAGAACTTGGCCAAGGGCCTGTTAAATATCATGGGAAATGGCCTTTTCAGCGTCTATTTGGCTTTCAG GAGCCTGTTTCTGTAGCATTTTCAGCCCTCAACCTTGCAATGCATTTCCATGGGTGGCTTTCCTACTTCATCCTTCTTTATTATAAGTTGCCCTTGAAACCAGATAAAAAGCCATTGTATGATTATATGGGCCTTTGGAATATCTATGGGATCTTGTCCATGAACTCATGGTTCTGGAGTGCAGTCTTCCACAGTCG AGATGTGGACTTGACAGAAAAGTTAGATTATTCATCTGCAGTGGCCCTACTTGGGTACTCGTTTATCGTAGCATTAATTAGAAGTTTCGACGTAAGAGATGAGGCTGGAAGAGTCATGGTTGCCGCTCCACTTATCGCATTTACAACTACCCACATTCTGTACCTCAACAACTATAAGATGGACTATG GATGGAATATGAAGGTATGTGTCGTCTTGGCTGTTGCGCAGCTTCTCACTTGGGCGATCTGGGCTGGCATTACACGTCATCCTTCTCGTTGGAAGTTGTGGATTGTGGTCGTGGGAGGTGGCTTGGCGATGCTTCTAGAGATCTATGATTTCCCACCTTATCAAGGATTAATGGATGCCCATGCTCTTTGGCATGCCACGACTATCCCTCTCACGTATATCTGGTGGAGTTTTATCAAGGATGATGCTGAATTGAGAACATCCATCCTCCTGAAGAAGGTGAGATAG